Part of the Lutra lutra chromosome 4, mLutLut1.2, whole genome shotgun sequence genome is shown below.
CCTTCTattgagtttttattataatagtttaatttcttttttttaataaaaaaactaaagttTAATAGACATTTAACAGACATTGAAGGGGTAATGATCACTTGTAGTCTACattgaaaagtaattttattttatttttttaaagaagtcatttatttatctgaggttGTGGGGACagcatgagagcacaagcagaggtagtggcagagggagaggaagaagcaggcccccgctgggcagggagcccatcagtgggaccctgggatcttgacttgagctgaaagcagagcctcaatggactgagccacccaggcgccccaaaagtaattttaatcatatctaaaacaaaagaaatataacaaattctattaagaaataataaaaatgataaacatttaaTAACACCTAAAATGTAGATAAGACCCCaaacaaaagtattaaaatggCCTTGAAATTTTTTCCCAACAATTCATCTCATAAAATCGATTTCTAAATAGCTCTTATCCTTTGGTTTGGTGTTTTGTCTGCTATCAACTAGGCATTAGTACAGTAGAAAATCACTTATGTTCTTTGCAAATGGTTGGCATCACCATGTAATCGCCTCTTTCCTCAGATTAAATTTCACTCTGTATGTTCCACACGTATGCAGATGAGCATCCGGGTCCTGTTTGGGCAGATCGGAAAGCAGACCTGACATGTAGCCCCAACAGCAGTTAAATGAGAAATCATGTGCAGCAAGGGGTCATGTTTTCTGAGGTTTCCTTGATCACAGGTGGACCAGACATGCCTTATGGTCTTATGTGCTTTCCACGTGTCCAACAAACAGACTGTTTTAACTTCATATGGACAGTATAGTGTTCTTTTGAGTGACACCGCTGATAAAATCCTTTTCCACGTGGATTACAAAAATGCTTTCATCTGTGGtctctcattttcttccatgATGGCATCTTAAAACACATCCTGGTCTAGGGAGCGAGGCATATGTTCAAGTACTAGATTTTCAGTTTCAGAACACTGGCCACAATTAGGATGTTGACAAGGACAGGCAGAATGtttaaataactgttttttttgGGATACTGTTTATCTGGAAATGATTGTCCCTAAAATCATCCAACATTTCCACAAACACATCTCTTCTGACTGCTCATGAGGACTCTCTCCCATGTGCATCTTCTCCTCTGCATTTCCTAACCCTGTTCCTTGTCAGATTGTGGGGTTCTCCACATCTTTGCATGGGATCCTGAAGCTGCCTGCCCTTAACGAGGATCTGTCCACATTTCCCCCGCACACAGATATGTTCAGTGTGTTTGGCTGAGGAACGAGATGACAGATACGTAGTTACTGGAGTGCGCACAGCTCACAGGATGTTTGGGCTGTTAGAGGACCACCTCTTCCATCAGCATTTATCGACATCCACCCTTTCAGACTTTTCCTACCACTTTTCTTAATAGTGGTACCTTCTTCAGCGTAGTGTCTGTGAAATGGCTCTGCAGGTTCATATAACTCATCGTTGTCAGTGGATTCATTACAGTCTTTATCAGTAACTTTAATAGCGTTAAAGTCTTTCGGTTCAGCTGTAGGAGCATCTTCTGGGCCATCTAGGtaaggattctttccctctctgcagcTCTGCTTTTTCTCCGCTGGCTAGTTTAGACTCCACCGTGCGTGCCCTCTTTCTGCTCCTGGCGGTTGCAGTGGAATCAGCAGCAGCCTGGCTGGTGTCTCTTCCGTATTCATCTGTCTGTGTACAAAATGTTTTAGAAGATGCCTTTTCACCACATTTGGCTTGGGTACTACCATTTTTCCATCTCTAATATCTGCTATTTTGTGGTAGGATCTTGTGTTTTGGTGTGAATATCTGTTAATGCAGGTTAGCCCATGCtcatctctaaattttttttagagctaAAGCCAAATCCCCGACTATCACACCTAAAACTCTGTCCAAAGTGCTGTGACATGGAATCTTTTGGACTAGATAATTTGGACGCTGAACGTTTTCTTACATACATCAGATACTGGTTTGGGAAAATTGCCTAACTGTAAAGACTTCATCAGGCTCTCGATCGCATGGTACCGTTGAACTTGGCTCTGCACACCACCTGTTGGCTTCACTGCCATTTCTAGCCACCGTGCCTTACCCCAAAATAACCATTTTGCTCCTCTGTTTGCTAGAAGCAGAAGGCGAACATTCTGAACTAGAACAGTCTGCATCCTGTATGTCTTCTAAGCAGTCGGGGACGATGTACAGCTGTAGGCAGCTCATCCCCGCTTTAACCTGCTCACAACTGGAGGGAGCGGTCATAGTTTTCCCTAAATACACGAATTGCAAAATGAGATCAGAACACTCAGCACTAATTTTTATGTTGCTGAGATTCAGTTGTGCAGTCCTGTGCTGATGGTTCAAGAAAAACATTCTGAAAGGGGAGCTACAGGCAGCCAGAACGGCTTTATGTGCTTGAAAGCGAACGTCATGGATTGCAGCCCAGCAATCATGGAGAAAACCCCACTCCGTTTGGTGGTTTCGCTGCTGGAGGATGGAGCTGTGGGTGGGCTTTGCCATCATCTGTTAATTAGAGACCTGCTGCTGCAGGAATGGAGCTGAGGAGGCTTTAAGGAGTTGAAGGCAAATCAACCACAGGAAAGGCAAGTGAGGGGCCCCCTGAGGGCCACAGCATATGACGTTTGataatagttttcatttctaagacctcttttttttgttctctcagtgttccttttaattttttttaaaaggttttatttatttatttgacagaagagagacagcaagagagggaacacaagcaggaggagtaggagagggagaagcaggccccccgtctgttgagtagggagcctgatgcggggcttgatcccaggatagtgagatcatgacctgagctgatggcagacgcataaccactgagccacccagacgtccctcagTGTTCCCTTTAAAATAGCTCAAAAAGCACAATTTTGGAAAAGTACATGTGCATACATATGTGCAATATGTGCAATACATAGTGATCAATACGCAGGTATAATTTGGGggaatattattttttgaagcaATTCTGGATGTTTCAAGAAatgtttgaaggaaaaaaaaaccctcttgtttttgacattttactACCTCTTCCTGGTCACATATCTATCTATCCCTTCATTAATCACCTTATTTTTTGATGCATTTCACAGTAAGTTACAGATACCAGTACATTTCATCCCAAACAATTCGTACTGTTACTAGAGTTCAGTATTTGTTTACATTGTTTTGGAGTAGCTTTAATATACAGCAAAATGCTCATATCTTTAGATACTGTTTGATGAGCTTTGACAATTCCATGAACCTTTATCCAGATACAGATCTGTCACTTCAGAATGTTCCCTCAGGTGTGCTGATTCCTGGCTCCATGCTACCTGGAACGCCAGAAGTGGTGGCCCTTGGGCCCCTGAGCTCATTAGGGAAGCTCCCAGCATAGACTGTGTGGGGGGTACAGGCCTCTCTGGACTGAATGCCAGCCGCTGCAGCAGGGAGAGGGTCCCATACAGGGCAGACAGGGGCTGCTTGGCTTCCAGATCCCAGGTTGAGCTGGGGCTGGTCAGCTCCATATTCAGGCCACACTCCTGCAGAAGGCCATAGGTGATGGCCAAATCCTCATCCTGGAGTGTGGCAAGGAGCTCAGGTTTGAGGGTGAAGGGGATATCCTCGAAGTATTTGAAGTTGGGCTCCAGGATGCTCCTTACCTAGAATAAGCAGTATCTGATGTTACAGGTCAGCATTTAAGGTTGGAAAGAGAAAATTTGTCCCCAAGAGGGTCATGCAGGATAACTGAAAATGGTAAGACTTTTGGAGTCAAGGGGACCAGGAGTCATGTCCTGGTCATGTCCTGTGATCAGTGTGATTGTGGACACATTACTGGAAAACGCTGAGCATTGGTTCCTCATCTGCTAAATGGTTACACTAACGTTTCCCGTGTGGAATAGTGGCAGCTGGAGTtagatgtgtgtgcgtgtgcatacaCGCATGCAGTGTGTATATGGATATGCATATGTCTGCACCACATACGTACTTACATAAAGGtatgaggagagagaaggagagagcaatcCTCAAGTGGTAACTGTGTTAATAAAGCAGGGATATGATTCCAAGCCCTTGAGTTCCCAAGCCTGGGTTCCTATATGGCTATTTTAGAATTGGCGGGCCCCTCTGCTGGGGTTGCCAGTGAAATGGAGACCCTCCTAAAGTAGCTCATAGCCACTGGGGCCTGTTCCCTAGAGGCAGTTGCAGCCAGGGATTTCCCAGTTGCCAGAGCAGGATCCTGTCTCCCTTCCTGGCAGAAACCTCCATCATCTCTTTTTCCTTGGAGTCATTCTTAACTCCAGTTTTTTCACCCTATTCCCTGGGCGTTGCCCCTGGGGATTTCTCACCAGCTCCTGCTGCTGGAGCAGGATCTTCTTCTTCATGGACTGGGCTAGCAGATCACGTTGGGTGTCACTCAGCCCTGGGATTGGGAACATTTGGGGAAAGAGTGATGAAAAGTCATATTTTCCTCTCCCCGCTGTGAACTAGGAGACCCAATGAGAGGGGAACTCTGAGGCAGAGGAATAATCCACTGGACTTGAAGGTCAAGTTCCCTATACTAGAAAGTTCCCGCTCTGCTCTTGGGATGGTCTTCGGGATGCTATATGACATGGTCCAGAGAATGGGATCCTGAGACCAGAGCCTGGAATCATCCACCCACAGTGATGTGTTGGATGAACTTGGGCTCGTCACTTTCTGGACCTGAGGCCTGTTCTCTGTTCACATGGCAAATTGATCTCACTAAGCCTGCCAGACTTTGGAGAGAGGTGATATGTGAGGATGAAGATCATGATATTTGAAGGGTTTTGGAGAAGTGGCATCTAACCCATGGCTTTTATGAGGTCTGCAGGCCAAACTTGTGACTTTTGTACTTGTCCCCCAGATCACTCTTACCCATTATGGCTTCAAGGAGGTAAATGATGTGAAATCTTTCCTGGATCCATAGGTCTCTTATGTCCTCTTGCATCTCATTTAGGATTTTGCCACCAAAGCTATCCAAAGGATCCCAGGGGTTCCTATCCAGCTGTAGGAGATTGGTGTTATTGGCAATATGATACTACTACTAGTACAACTAGTATTGTTAAATAATTTTGCCTGTGTCTTTTCAGGCTGTATGTAATTAACAAAATTGGGGAGGTCAGGGCACTTTACCTGTGCCAGGGGATTTCTAGCAGCTTCAGTATTTGTGACTGTACTCCTTGGCCCTATTGTGCTTGGGGCCAGTGTCCTGTATCTCTCACATTCTACTCTTTCCCCTGGAATTGCTCCGTCCCTCCTCCTCCATGTGCCTTGGTAGCAGCATCTCCTAAACCTGCCCCcattaccactttttttttttaaacttaattttattttttctttagactttatttatttatttgacagagagagagagaaaaaaatcacaggttggcagagaggcaggcagagacagagtggggaagcaggctccctgctgagcagagaccccccccccccgatgtggggctcgatcccaggaccctggtatcatgacccgatccaaaagcagaggccttaacctactgagccacccaggcgcccccccccattACCACTTTTGATCAGCTCTAGGTAGCTGTAAGAACCCCTCACCTCATCTGTGAGGTCCTGCAAAGCCTCTTGGTTCCCAAGCATGTTCAGGATAGTATGGAATATAGCATCCTGAGCGTCCTGTGAGAGCAGGGACAGGGCCTCCATTTCCTGGAAAGTCTCCTCCTGAAGGTGCTCAAATTCTGCCAACAGGAATCAACAACAACGAGAATGGGTACAATTCTTTGATTAGAACATTCCTGGGATGATCAGCCCTTCCCTATCAGTAGGAGCCCTTTTATCAACAAAGAGCATCTCTGTGGATGGCATGTTTGAGCTCTGAATAGGTTAGAAGTAGCAGACTAGCAAACGGACTGTCTGAGCACTATGAAATGAGAGGGGTagaaagcagggagaagagaTGGAGATTCTGGAAAGGGGTAATGGGAAGTGGAAGAAAATCACCAGGTGCTCATTTCTGGGACATATGTGATATAACGTGGATTCTAATGTTGGGCCCTTAGAGATGAGGATCTTACGTGCCCTGGgctcagtttctacatctgttaaatggggatgttaaaaggattaaattGAGTTTACATATGGAAAATGCTTGGGGTAATACTGGGTGCACATGAGTTATCCTTCTTATTGTGTAATTCTACTTGTATCGTCTATATCCACAGACAGTTTTAACCAaagaactggggtgcctgagtggctcagtcagttgggcgtctgcctttggctcaggtcatgatctcagcatcctggggttgagccccatgtcgggcttcctgctctgtggtgagtctgtttcttcctgtccctctgctcatgctctttgtctctgtctctctttctctccctgtgtctctcaaataaataattttttttttaaagaattaaccaAGGAAAGAATTTGggggctctctgcttctgctaGCAGACTTCAGGTGGCCTCAAGATGATCTGCTGACTGAGGGGCCAGTGGGATGGAAGCTGCAGTGACACAGGTGTTTCTCTTTGGGTCACTGCTGTATTCCTAGGATTCAGAATAATGCCTGTTGCCCACTGAGTTCTTCATGGATGTTTGTCGCAGGCATGCAGaagtgaataaaagaatgaataagcaGATTGGACAAGAGCATCTGTTTGGAAGAAGAGCTCAGTTTTCTGAGTTGAATGGAAATTCCAATTTGGGTTCTCAGCTTTGCAGCTTCCTACCGTGGAAGCCCCTTAATTCCCTCTTAGTAGACACTCACCTTGCAGgaggaatctgcattttcttcCTCGAAAGAGAAGCACAAGTGATCATCTCTTTTCTCACGCTTAGATCGGCTTTTGAGACACTTTGGAGGGTTCTGTCCTCTCACCACTTCCTCTTGCCTGTCCTCTTCCTGCCCCAATCTGGGTCCATCCCTCCAACCCCATGGCCTTCCTGCACCTTTCCTGTTCCACAAAAGCTAGGGCCAGGCACTAGGGCCTTGGTGGCAAAGGCCAGGGCAGTCTGCCCTGCTGACTGGATGTGGGCAGAATGAGATCCCCCTGCTCTTCTCCAGCAGACACACACCTATTAGGGGGAGGGGACTGCTTGTGAGGGTATCTAAAAGAGAAAGTACGTCCCCTGCCCAAGACTTAGCTTCTGAAGACATTCAGTTTCTCTGACCTTCTGCCCCTGACTTCCCTGACCCCCTCCTGTCCATCTACTCCTGCCCTTTGCCCAGGGGCCATATCTCCCACCTCAGGTAGGGACAGCAGAGGCAATCATGGGGGATTTTGTGCAAAGTGGCCTCATGGAGGGCTACATTCCCACCTTCCTGCCTTGAAAACCACCACTCACCTGGTAACGGTATAAAACCTGTGAACCATTTTgctggaaagagaaacagaaatactCATTCACAAAGCCTTATTCTCCTCTTCCcttgcctcctccccaccactctccttcctcttcccagctttctcctcctcctcttcctaccCCCGCCCCTGGGTTTCTTACCTCTTCCCACTACTTCAGTTGACTTGGTGCCTAGGCACATGGAGACCCAggcagtcccccccccccccccccccccccgccccacaacCCTATCTTAGTGTTCAAAGGAAAAAGGTGGCTTTCTGGTGGCTGAGGCCTGTGCAGGTCAAAGGCAGAGGACAGTAGGAGGCGGTGGAGGAATCTGGCTGGAAAGATTTTCCTGTGGGTCTGTGGGGGCTGAGCCCTGTGCATGGCTCTTACTTGTATCCAGAGGGGGTCAGGGCTCAGCAGGGTCTGAGTCGAGGCAGAGAACTACCCAGCGCTGGAGCTCACCTTTtggaaaggtttttgtttgtttgtttgtttgtttttaagcttttatttatttgagagagctgagcaagagccagagagcacaaatgggtgagggacagagggaaagggaggaggagactccccactgagcagggagcctgaagtgggactggaccccaggaccctgagatcgtgacccgagccaaaggcagatgcttactgtTTCCCCGACTTGAACACCCAGGCGCGCCCTGGAAAGGTTTTCGGCTTGTCGTCATCTGGGGTGAGAATATCTGGGTGGGAGGAAGTCAGGCCAGGATAGCTGAGGTTATTCCTGCTGGACTGGGTTCACAGCCGGGCACCTACAGCCCCAGACCGCCCCCTCCAGGCCGGCTGTGGCAGCTCTTCTCAGTGGGGCCGGGGACCCCTCCATCATAGTCCCCTGTGATACTGGCTAAAACTCAGAACCCCCGAACTGACTCTGAAGAAGAGCCTGGAACCCGCCTTTTCTACAAGTACCTTGGTTGGTCACTGTGCTCTCTGGCACTGGAGAACTGTCTCTGTAAGGTAAAGGTAATTGGCTTTGTCCCTCCTTCTTTGGGTAGGATTGTCTGTCTGGTGCTCTTTGTCTTACTCTCCTGAGGTCTCCTCCCTTACCTGTTTCTGCTCCCAATCCTGTCCAGGAAGACATGGGTGATTTCACGCTCTATGTGAGAAATGTGCTGAGACTAGATGTTGCAGTGAGGATACTACAGAGAatagtgtgtgaatgtgtgtgtgtatgggtgggtgaatacctctgtgtgtgtgtgtgtgtgtgtgtgtgtgtgtgtgtgcatgcatgcgtgtgtgagTACGTGTGTGTGGTGAGGGCATCCCCGCATCCCTGAGGAGCTGGACCCCAGCTGTACCAGGCTCACCTCTACCTGGGAGTTCAGTTTGGGAAGGCACAGGCCAAGCACTCTGAGCTGGTTGTGCCCCAGCACTCCCCAGTCCACCCAGCCCTGCAGCTGCTGTTTACTGCAGATGGTTGCCACCCTGTGGAATCAGAGCCCAGAGGGGAGAGTGCTGGGGCCCTACGGCTAGCGAGGGAGGGAGAGGTGTAGATAAAGCCCTGCCTTATGCTCTGAGGACATTATGTCCCCAGTTTGGTTTGGGACCCTGCTGATATCTCAGGGGCTTTGACCTGAGGTGATGGGGAGCCTAGGGGAGCTTCCTGTGGCTTCCCAGGTGAACTGCTGAGAGTGGCTTGAGTGAGTCCTTGACTGAATAGAGACGGTGGGATTGGGGCTGCACTTCGCCCAGTGCTAAGGACACCTTGGCACTGGGtccctctttgtccctctccatGTGGGACACTGTCTCTGTATCTCCCCCAGCAGTGTTTCAGGCCGTGCCGGGGCCGGAGGGGGCCATGGGTGATGGGACGTGAGTGCGCCCCCACGGCTGGGAAATGTCCTCAGCCTTCTCCGTGAGTGGGCGGAGCCGAGAGTGGAAGCGTGAGCGTGCTGGTGCTCCCTCCCCTCtcgcttctccccttccttccccagctgccTCTTGCATCCTCCGCTTACCCCAGCCGTCCTCCTCAAAAAGCAGCTGCTTCCTCTTGTAGGCCAACACCGTGCCCTGTGACAGAGTCAGCATCTTCTCTGTCACTTTGTGAACCTCTCCCTGGCATTGACCCTGGGGAGAGAAAGGCAGTACGGTCCCGTATGCATGTGATCTTAAAACTCAGGTACAGCTAGGAAGCTCACGCTCGGAGAACCCAGCatcttctcctctcactctcccttgaTCCTGATTTTCAGGTCCTGCTCTTTAGTCCTTCTTGGTCCagtatttactttcatttttctcaggtTCATGTTTGCATTgcagtgatttattattttttttcagatttaagtGTATCCAgttattttctcctttgaatgATGAAGATTTTATCTTCTtactcttcccccttccccagccctacccttccttccccatcctcctAAAATGTTCACATCCCAATATCTATGTTAAAATCCATTGTTTACTcttggggaaactgcttctcctcACTCCAGATCTTTGCTTTATCAGTTAATTACATGTGTCAGTCCTGTGCCCTCTCTGCCTCTTACTCATCTTCCCAGGGAATGTAGGGTTGAATTTTGTGAGATCATGCATTTCTGAAGACTTCCTTCTTTTACTCTCACACTTGAGCATTATTTTGACTGGACATAGAATTCTAAGCTGTACTTTTTTGGAAaatgacttttgttttcctttttttggagatattcttgattttcttttggaAGCAAATTTCCTGATAGTTCACACTTAGGTTTTGTGGTGTATGTGGACCCATGAAACTGGCCTCCTGTTGGTCC
Proteins encoded:
- the GSDMC gene encoding gasdermin-C, with protein sequence MPSLFERISKILVKEIGAEDLRPMRPLESAKKYRSPSILRKRRTRSGFWESPDVPTEYTLTDFLEPGSSVPEIDVSGPFHLSDTVGQKQKASTNVTAGLEVNVSREATECRGSSLQFQVVSILTHKWKDLQKRKVLDPKLLLLVKSQDRGNNLYVVTETVELTQSTKLHDSRSMTATGSCSIPWTLLVKGQCQGEVHKVTEKMLTLSQGTVLAYKRKQLLFEEDGWAKWFTGFIPLPEFEHLQEETFQEMEALSLLSQDAQDAIFHTILNMLGNQEALQDLTDELDRNPWDPLDSFGGKILNEMQEDIRDLWIQERFHIIYLLEAIMGLSDTQRDLLAQSMKKKILLQQQELVRSILEPNFKYFEDIPFTLKPELLATLQDEDLAITYGLLQECGLNMELTSPSSTWDLEAKQPLSALYGTLSLLQRLAFSPER